In the genome of Thermoanaerobacterium sp. PSU-2, one region contains:
- a CDS encoding bacteriohemerythrin, whose translation MIKWQQSLSVGIDMIDEEHKELFNRVNDVFDACMKQQGQDKVYEILGFLREYTVKHFGDEERLLEKYKYPELPQHKKLHEKFISDIQEIENDVKKNGVSVSIITTLNRKLVDWLINHISKVDKKYGEYIKAHPLN comes from the coding sequence GTGATAAAGTGGCAGCAGTCATTGTCTGTCGGCATAGACATGATAGATGAGGAACACAAAGAACTTTTCAATAGGGTTAACGATGTTTTTGACGCATGTATGAAACAGCAAGGTCAAGACAAAGTCTATGAGATACTGGGGTTTTTAAGAGAATACACAGTGAAACATTTTGGTGATGAAGAAAGACTTTTAGAAAAATACAAGTACCCAGAATTGCCTCAGCATAAAAAGCTTCATGAGAAATTTATAAGTGACATACAAGAAATAGAAAACGACGTTAAAAAGAATGGTGTCAGCGTATCAATAATAACCACTTTAAACCGCAAGTTAGTCGATTGGCTTATAAATCATATAAGCAAAGTGGACAAAAAATACGGTGAATACATAAAGGCACATCCGTTAAATTGA
- the secA gene encoding preprotein translocase subunit SecA, translated as MLGVLEKIFGSYSEREVKRIEPIADEVLSYEEEMSKLSDDELRGKTQEFKDRLKNGETLDDILPEAFAVVREAAWRTLKMKHFRVQIIGGIVLHQGRIAEMKTGEGKTLVATLPAYLNALEGKGVHIVTVNDYLAKRDRDWMGKIYEFLGLSVGVILHDMDSEERKKAYAADITYGTNNEFGFDYLRDNMVIYKEEMVQRHLNYAIVDEVDSILIDEARTPLIISGVGEKSTDLYKRADAFVRTLKNEEDYTIDEKARAVSLTEKGVEKAEKFFNLDNLADLGNIEISHNINQALKAHAIMKRDKDYVVKDGEVIIVDEFTGRLMFGRRYSEGLHQAIEAKEGVKVERESKTLATITFQNYFRMYDKLAGMTGTALTEEQEFRAIYGLDVVVIPTNKEMIRIDHPDVIYKTEEAKFKAVVEDIVEHHKKGQPVLVGTITIEKSEKLSNMLKKLGIKHQVLNAKYHEKEAEIIAQAGRKGAVTIATNMAGRGTDIILGGNPEFLAKKKMIEEGYSPDVINEASGYGPLHSEELVKARERYQELLNEIKKETEKEHEEVVKLGGLYIIGTERHESRRIDNQLRGRSGRQGDPGESRFYISLEDDLMRLFGSERIKNMMNTLGIEDDQPIEHKILTKQIEQAQKKVEGINFDVRKNVLEYDDVMNKQREIIYKERRKVLEGEDLRQYILDMVKDIIRRNVEIYTAGSKYPEEWDIEGLLNHLYDLFLEKDSVVIDVDFGRLDKEMLTDIIYEEAVRQYEKKEQQIGPQMREIERIVLLKVVDTRWMDHIDEMDQLRQGIGLRAYGQVDPVIEYKKIGYEMFEDLVNSIQEDTVKFLYHIEIRNDNMPHREQVAKPIATNQSGDEPKKPVVKKKKVGRNDPCPCGSGKKYKKCCGANL; from the coding sequence ATGTTAGGAGTTTTGGAAAAGATATTTGGCAGTTACAGTGAGAGAGAAGTAAAGAGAATAGAACCTATAGCAGATGAGGTTTTGTCATACGAGGAAGAGATGTCAAAGCTTTCAGATGATGAGCTAAGAGGCAAGACTCAGGAATTTAAAGATAGGCTTAAAAATGGAGAAACCCTTGACGATATATTGCCGGAAGCTTTTGCGGTCGTTAGAGAGGCTGCATGGCGTACGCTTAAGATGAAGCATTTCAGAGTGCAGATAATAGGTGGTATTGTACTACATCAAGGCAGAATAGCTGAGATGAAGACTGGTGAAGGAAAGACGCTTGTTGCGACACTGCCAGCCTATTTAAATGCCTTGGAAGGAAAGGGAGTTCACATCGTCACAGTCAACGACTACCTTGCTAAGAGGGATCGTGACTGGATGGGTAAAATATATGAATTTCTGGGTTTAAGCGTTGGCGTCATACTTCACGATATGGACTCAGAGGAGAGAAAGAAAGCTTACGCTGCTGATATAACTTACGGTACAAACAATGAGTTTGGCTTTGACTACTTGAGAGACAACATGGTGATATATAAAGAGGAAATGGTGCAAAGGCATCTAAATTATGCAATCGTGGATGAGGTCGACAGCATATTGATAGATGAAGCCAGAACACCGCTTATCATTTCTGGTGTTGGCGAAAAGTCTACGGATCTATATAAAAGAGCCGATGCTTTTGTAAGAACTTTGAAAAATGAAGAAGATTATACAATAGATGAAAAGGCGAGAGCAGTAAGCTTGACTGAAAAAGGTGTGGAAAAAGCTGAGAAATTTTTCAACTTGGATAATCTGGCTGATCTTGGAAATATAGAGATTTCCCACAATATAAATCAGGCTTTAAAAGCACATGCCATAATGAAAAGGGATAAGGACTACGTTGTAAAGGACGGAGAAGTCATAATAGTAGATGAGTTTACTGGAAGGCTTATGTTTGGCAGGAGGTACAGCGAAGGTCTGCATCAGGCAATAGAGGCCAAAGAAGGCGTAAAAGTCGAGAGAGAAAGCAAGACTCTTGCCACAATCACTTTTCAGAATTATTTCAGGATGTACGATAAATTAGCAGGTATGACTGGTACTGCTCTTACCGAAGAACAGGAATTCAGAGCTATATATGGTCTTGATGTTGTGGTAATACCTACCAATAAAGAAATGATAAGGATAGATCATCCTGATGTCATATACAAGACGGAAGAAGCAAAATTTAAGGCTGTCGTTGAAGATATAGTGGAACATCATAAAAAGGGACAGCCTGTGCTTGTGGGTACTATTACCATTGAAAAATCAGAGAAATTAAGCAATATGCTTAAGAAACTGGGCATAAAGCATCAAGTTTTAAATGCTAAGTACCATGAAAAGGAAGCAGAGATTATAGCGCAAGCAGGACGAAAAGGCGCTGTTACGATAGCTACAAACATGGCTGGGCGTGGTACTGATATCATTTTAGGCGGCAATCCCGAATTTTTGGCAAAGAAAAAGATGATTGAAGAAGGATATTCTCCAGATGTCATAAACGAAGCATCTGGGTACGGGCCATTGCACAGCGAAGAACTTGTAAAGGCCAGAGAGAGATATCAGGAGCTTTTAAATGAGATAAAGAAGGAAACGGAAAAAGAGCATGAAGAAGTTGTTAAACTGGGTGGATTGTATATAATCGGCACAGAAAGGCACGAGTCCAGAAGAATAGACAATCAGTTGAGAGGGCGTTCTGGACGTCAAGGCGATCCTGGAGAGTCCCGTTTCTACATTTCTCTCGAGGATGACCTTATGAGGCTTTTTGGCTCTGAGAGAATAAAAAACATGATGAATACTTTAGGCATAGAAGACGATCAGCCTATCGAGCATAAGATATTGACAAAACAGATAGAACAAGCACAGAAGAAAGTTGAAGGCATAAACTTCGATGTTAGGAAAAATGTCCTTGAATACGATGATGTAATGAATAAACAAAGGGAAATAATATACAAAGAGAGAAGAAAGGTATTAGAAGGAGAAGACTTAAGGCAGTACATCCTTGACATGGTAAAAGACATCATAAGAAGGAATGTGGAAATCTACACTGCAGGTAGCAAATATCCTGAAGAGTGGGACATAGAGGGATTATTGAATCATCTTTACGATTTATTTTTGGAAAAAGATAGCGTAGTAATAGATGTTGATTTTGGTAGGCTCGATAAGGAGATGCTTACAGATATAATATATGAAGAAGCTGTAAGGCAGTATGAGAAAAAAGAGCAGCAAATAGGTCCACAGATGAGAGAGATAGAAAGGATAGTCCTCTTAAAAGTTGTGGATACGAGGTGGATGGATCACATCGACGAGATGGATCAGCTTCGCCAAGGCATAGGATTGAGAGCTTACGGACAAGTAGATCCTGTCATAGAGTACAAGAAAATAGGATATGAGATGTTTGAGGATCTTGTGAATTCTATACAGGAAGATACGGTGAAGTTCCTGTACCACATAGAGATAAGAAATGACAATATGCCACATAGAGAGCAGGTGGCTAAGCCTATCGCTACAAATCAAAGTGGCGATGAACCGAAGAAGCCTGTAGTCAAGAAAAAGAAAGTTGGAAGAAATGATCCATGCCCATGCGGCAGTGGTAAGAAGTACAAGAAATGCTGTGGAGCAAATCTTTAA
- a CDS encoding IS607 family transposase, translated as MKYYSIGKFAKLIGKTEQTLRNWDKNNRLKPAYIAPSGFRYYSEEQLNHFLGINKQFLKKKIIGYCRVSSQKQKDDLERQIKYVKEYMIAKGYQFEIITDIGSGINYNKNGLNKLIDMITNGEVEKIVVLYKDRLVRFGYELIENICNKYGTVIEIIDNTEKTEEQELVEDLVQIITVFSCKLQSKRANKAKKMIKELTEND; from the coding sequence GTGAAGTATTATAGCATAGGGAAATTTGCAAAATTAATAGGAAAAACAGAACAAACTTTAAGAAACTGGGATAAAAATAACAGATTAAAACCTGCTTATATTGCACCATCAGGATTCAGATATTATTCAGAAGAACAACTTAATCATTTTCTTGGCATAAACAAACAATTTTTAAAGAAGAAAATAATAGGATATTGCAGAGTATCAAGCCAAAAACAAAAAGATGATTTAGAAAGACAAATAAAATATGTTAAAGAATATATGATAGCAAAGGGCTATCAGTTTGAAATAATAACTGATATAGGAAGCGGAATTAATTACAACAAAAATGGCTTAAATAAACTTATTGATATGATAACTAATGGTGAGGTTGAGAAAATAGTAGTTTTATATAAAGACAGACTTGTTAGATTTGGCTACGAGCTCATAGAAAATATATGTAATAAATATGGGACTGTTATTGAAATAATAGATAACACAGAAAAAACTGAAGAACAAGAACTTGTAGAGGACTTGGTTCAAATAATAACTGTATTTAGTTGCAAACTTCAAAGCAAAAGAGCAAATAAAGCCAAGAAGATGATTAAGGAGCTGACTGAAAATGATTAA
- a CDS encoding DUF5317 domain-containing protein, with protein sequence MIFDSLGASFIYGFLLRRGKISGIADIDIKMPIFFILGFGLEFGVLNLTDKYPIIMTYRAYIHFLDYLMLFIGLWYNRHNKYMRIIAIGIILNFIVIFANGGRMPVSVNSLKAAGIGYLVPELTKNIIPTHQAMTSSTKLKFLCDVLYLPKPYPLPKTFSVGDLFIATGIFLMVSNAMINASKRVKI encoded by the coding sequence ATGATTTTTGATTCTCTTGGCGCTTCATTTATATACGGTTTTCTATTAAGGAGAGGGAAAATAAGCGGCATTGCCGACATAGATATAAAAATGCCTATTTTTTTTATACTTGGCTTTGGACTTGAGTTTGGAGTGCTTAATTTAACGGATAAATACCCAATCATAATGACGTATAGAGCGTACATACATTTTTTGGATTATTTGATGCTTTTTATAGGATTGTGGTACAATCGACATAACAAATACATGAGAATAATAGCCATAGGCATCATTTTAAATTTCATAGTCATTTTTGCAAATGGTGGAAGGATGCCTGTATCGGTTAATTCCCTTAAAGCGGCAGGTATCGGCTATTTAGTGCCTGAGCTTACAAAAAACATCATTCCGACTCATCAAGCCATGACTTCATCTACGAAGCTTAAATTTTTGTGTGATGTTCTATACCTGCCAAAGCCATATCCTCTTCCAAAGACTTTCAGCGTAGGTGACTTATTTATAGCAACTGGGATTTTTCTAATGGTTTCAAATGCCATGATAAATGCCTCTAAGAGAGTTAAAATATAA
- the prpE gene encoding bis(5'-nucleosyl)-tetraphosphatase PrpE has product MTAYDVIGDVHGCYKELTELIDLLGYTLKDGVYFHKDDRKLVFLGDITDRGPNSVGVIELVYRNVKAKKALYTPGNHCNKLYRYLLGHNVKIIHGLETTVAELNDLREKQKRIVVSNFKELYEMAPMYLVLDDGKLVVAHAGIKEKYIGFYGKYVRQFVLYGDITGEKNPDGTPVRLDWAKDYKGKPIVVYGHTPVKEPRFLNNTVNIDTGCVFGGKLSALRYPEMKVYSVKSSMPYDESRFRNL; this is encoded by the coding sequence TTGACAGCTTATGACGTTATCGGAGATGTTCACGGCTGCTATAAAGAGCTTACAGAATTAATAGATTTATTGGGCTACACATTAAAAGACGGTGTATACTTCCATAAAGATGATAGAAAACTTGTGTTTTTAGGCGATATTACAGATAGAGGACCTAATTCTGTAGGTGTCATTGAGCTTGTGTACAGGAATGTTAAAGCTAAAAAAGCCCTTTACACCCCTGGCAACCACTGTAACAAGCTTTACCGCTATCTTTTAGGGCACAATGTGAAAATCATACACGGATTAGAGACGACTGTAGCGGAGCTAAATGACTTAAGGGAGAAACAAAAAAGAATTGTCGTTTCAAATTTTAAAGAGCTTTACGAAATGGCTCCAATGTACCTTGTTTTAGATGATGGCAAGCTTGTTGTGGCACATGCGGGAATTAAAGAAAAATACATAGGCTTTTACGGGAAATACGTAAGGCAATTTGTCTTATATGGAGATATAACAGGTGAAAAAAATCCAGATGGCACGCCAGTAAGGCTTGACTGGGCAAAGGACTATAAAGGCAAACCGATTGTCGTGTACGGCCATACGCCTGTGAAAGAGCCGAGGTTTTTAAATAATACGGTTAATATAGATACAGGGTGTGTATTTGGAGGGAAGCTTTCTGCTTTAAGGTATCCTGAAATGAAGGTATACAGCGTAAAATCTTCGATGCCTTACGATGAAAGCAGGTTTAGAAATCTTTAG
- the prfB gene encoding peptide chain release factor 2 (programmed frameshift): MLADYKTEVLNMIDTIKEMGASLDIEGLKREVAEIDKKMSEPDFWSDLEKSQELSKKQKDLKEIISEYEALEKQWEDLHTLIELGLEEGDESLSQEVHEEYKALSKKVNDMKIKTLLSGPYDKNNAILSIHAGAGGTEAQDWTEMLLRMYMRWASSKNYDVETVDYLPGDDAGVKSVTIMVKGPFAYGYLKSEAGVHRLVRISPFDAAGRRHTSFALVEVLPEIDDDIKVDIRPEDLKIDTYRSSGAGGQHVNKTESAIRITHIPTGIIVQCQTERSQMQNRETAMKMLKAKLMDMMIKEQKEKIEDLKGEHKEAGWGNQIRSYVFQPYTLVKDHRTNFEVGNVNAVMDGEIDDFINAYLKQKVS; the protein is encoded by the exons GTGTTAGCAGATTATAAGACAGAAGTTTTGAACATGATAGATACTATAAAAGAAATGGGGGCTTCTCTT GACATCGAAGGATTGAAAAGAGAAGTAGCAGAGATTGACAAAAAGATGTCGGAGCCTGATTTTTGGAGTGATTTAGAGAAATCTCAAGAGCTTTCGAAAAAGCAGAAAGATTTAAAAGAGATTATTTCAGAATACGAGGCTTTGGAAAAGCAGTGGGAAGATCTTCATACACTTATCGAATTGGGTTTGGAGGAAGGGGATGAATCCCTTTCACAGGAAGTCCACGAGGAGTACAAAGCTCTTTCCAAAAAGGTAAACGACATGAAGATAAAGACGCTGCTAAGCGGTCCTTACGATAAAAACAATGCCATCCTTTCTATACACGCAGGTGCAGGTGGTACAGAAGCGCAGGATTGGACTGAGATGCTTTTGCGGATGTATATGAGGTGGGCATCATCGAAAAATTACGATGTGGAGACGGTAGACTACTTGCCTGGTGATGATGCCGGTGTAAAAAGCGTGACGATTATGGTAAAAGGTCCTTTCGCGTATGGATATCTTAAAAGCGAAGCAGGTGTTCACAGGTTAGTCAGGATTTCCCCGTTTGATGCTGCCGGAAGGAGGCATACTTCATTTGCGCTTGTTGAAGTTTTGCCGGAGATAGACGATGATATTAAGGTGGATATAAGGCCTGAGGATTTGAAGATAGATACCTACAGGTCATCTGGTGCAGGTGGTCAGCACGTCAATAAGACAGAATCGGCTATCAGGATAACTCATATACCAACGGGCATTATCGTGCAGTGTCAGACAGAAAGATCGCAGATGCAAAACAGAGAAACTGCGATGAAGATGCTTAAGGCGAAATTGATGGATATGATGATAAAAGAGCAGAAGGAAAAAATAGAAGACTTAAAAGGCGAGCACAAAGAAGCAGGTTGGGGAAATCAGATAAGGTCCTACGTATTTCAACCTTACACGCTGGTTAAAGACCATAGGACGAATTTTGAGGTTGGCAATGTAAATGCTGTTATGGATGGGGAGATAGACGACTTTATCAACGCATATTTAAAGCAGAAGGTGTCATAA
- a CDS encoding transcription repressor NadR, translated as MNSAERRDKILEILKAEKEPVKGNRLADVLGVTRQVIVQDIAILRAEGIKILSTPQGYILSSSDKGKYTRVIASKHYFDRTEEELNTIVDNGGKVLDVIVEHPLYGEIRGLLMISSRYDVERFMESVKNAKATLLSSLTEGVHLHTVEADSKEVLDRIERKLKEKGFFVE; from the coding sequence ATGAATTCGGCAGAGAGAAGAGATAAGATATTAGAGATTTTAAAAGCGGAGAAAGAACCTGTAAAAGGCAATAGATTGGCGGATGTTTTGGGTGTCACGAGGCAGGTAATTGTGCAAGACATAGCCATATTAAGAGCAGAGGGCATAAAGATATTGTCTACTCCGCAAGGCTATATATTAAGCTCAAGCGATAAAGGCAAATATACAAGAGTAATTGCAAGCAAACATTATTTTGATAGAACTGAGGAAGAACTGAATACTATTGTGGATAACGGAGGAAAAGTCTTAGACGTGATTGTCGAACATCCACTTTATGGCGAAATAAGAGGACTATTGATGATTTCATCTCGGTATGATGTTGAAAGATTTATGGAAAGCGTGAAAAATGCAAAAGCAACCCTTTTGTCATCTTTGACAGAAGGCGTTCATCTGCATACTGTAGAAGCTGATTCAAAAGAAGTTTTAGATAGAATCGAGAGAAAACTTAAAGAAAAAGGATTTTTTGTCGAATAA
- a CDS encoding RNA-guided endonuclease TnpB family protein, with protein MIKTYKVMLLPNNKQKTKLFECAGVARWAYNWALEQEQISYKNSGKFINDRELRKRLTELKQTEEYKWLNNYSNNITKQAIKDACTAYKNFFEGRNNFPKFKSKKRSKQSFYQDTVKIVITETQIKLEKLTTSKKKNKQKLNWIKLAEKGRIPTGKNIKYSNPRATFDGLNWWLSIGVEIQQEVNESLTEGIGIDLGIKDLAVVSTGQKFKNINKSKKVKKLEKRLKRLQRKLSKKYELNKIQIEGGEARYRKTKNIKKLESLVLKIRRRLKNIRHNYIHQITTSLVRTKPKYVVMESLNTCGMLKNRKLSKSIQEQLFYEFKKQMEYKCAWNNIKFILADRFYPSSKTCSNCGYIKDNISLSERVFVCDECGYEIDRDLNASINLKNYGKSIA; from the coding sequence ATGATTAAAACATATAAGGTTATGCTTCTTCCAAATAATAAGCAAAAAACTAAACTATTTGAATGTGCTGGAGTTGCAAGATGGGCGTATAATTGGGCCTTAGAACAAGAACAAATTAGTTATAAAAATAGTGGTAAGTTTATAAATGACAGAGAGTTAAGAAAAAGATTAACAGAGCTTAAACAAACAGAAGAATATAAATGGCTCAATAATTATTCAAACAATATTACAAAACAGGCAATAAAAGATGCCTGTACAGCTTATAAAAATTTCTTTGAAGGTAGAAATAACTTCCCAAAGTTTAAGTCAAAGAAAAGAAGTAAACAGAGTTTTTATCAGGATACAGTTAAAATAGTTATAACAGAAACTCAAATTAAATTAGAAAAATTAACTACTTCTAAAAAGAAAAATAAACAAAAACTAAATTGGATTAAGTTGGCTGAAAAAGGAAGAATACCGACAGGTAAAAACATTAAATATTCTAATCCAAGAGCAACATTTGACGGACTTAATTGGTGGTTAAGCATTGGGGTAGAAATACAACAAGAAGTCAATGAAAGTTTAACAGAGGGAATAGGTATAGATTTAGGTATAAAGGATTTAGCAGTAGTCAGCACAGGACAAAAGTTTAAAAATATAAATAAATCTAAAAAAGTAAAGAAACTTGAGAAAAGGCTTAAAAGATTACAAAGGAAACTATCTAAAAAATATGAACTAAATAAAATTCAAATAGAAGGAGGTGAAGCCCGTTACAGAAAAACTAAAAATATTAAGAAGTTAGAATCCCTTGTTTTAAAGATACGAAGAAGGCTTAAAAATATAAGACATAATTATATTCATCAAATAACTACATCTTTGGTGAGAACCAAGCCAAAATATGTAGTTATGGAGAGTTTAAACACCTGTGGAATGTTGAAGAACAGAAAGTTATCAAAATCAATACAAGAACAGCTATTCTATGAGTTTAAAAAGCAGATGGAATATAAGTGTGCGTGGAACAACATTAAGTTTATACTTGCAGATAGATTTTACCCTTCAAGCAAAACCTGTAGCAATTGCGGATATATAAAAGACAATATATCTTTATCAGAAAGAGTTTTTGTATGTGATGAATGTGGGTATGAAATAGATAGAGACTTAAATGCAAGTATAAATCTTAAGAATTATGGTAAATCAATAGCATAG
- a CDS encoding Tex family protein, with protein MDKIALALKQEFGLKDFQVLNTIKLIDDGNTIPFIARYRKEATGSLSDEVLRNFYDRLLYLRNLEEKKADTIRLIDEQGKLTDEIREKIENSKTLQEIDDIYRPFRPKRRTRATVAKEKGLEDLSKLISEGNVKEGNPDDYALKFLNDKVVTLEEAYQGAMDIVAEDISDDADTRKYIRDTIWENGSIVTEKLKDEKSPYEMYYSYRESIKKIPPHRILAINRAEREGYISVKIDVDDEKIVNRLIAESVNNQSIFKEYHVSAIVDSYKRLIKPSIEREIRNKLTEIAEDKAIKVFKMNLKSLLLEPPVKGYVVMGFDPAYRTGCKIAVVDETGKLLDTATVYPTPPQNDVDGAKAVLKDLIEKYNVGLISLGNGTASRESEIFIADLIKEMDRDLKYVIVNEAGASVYSASEIGTEEFPDVNVSLRGAISMARRLQDPLAELVKIDPKSIGVGQYQHDVNQKMLGEALNGVVEDCVNSVGVDLNTASVSLLKYVAGINGTIAKNIVEYRNTVGKFRNRNELKKVKRLGEGTFTQCAGFLRILNGDDIFDSTGVHPERYDVLEKLLLKFGYVKDKLDIKSLRDFAYKLEEYGLLKLSQEYDIGIPTLNDIVNELKKPGRDPREDLPKPILRSDVMTIEELKVGMELMGTVRNVVDFGCFVDIGVHTDGLVHISEMSQKYVNHPLDVVSVGDVVKVRVIDVDVERNRISLSMK; from the coding sequence ATGGATAAGATTGCATTAGCACTTAAGCAGGAATTTGGATTGAAAGATTTTCAGGTACTGAATACCATCAAACTCATTGACGACGGGAATACTATACCATTTATCGCAAGGTACAGGAAAGAAGCGACAGGAAGTTTGTCAGATGAAGTTTTAAGAAATTTTTACGATAGGCTTTTGTACCTAAGGAATTTAGAGGAGAAAAAAGCCGATACGATTCGCTTGATTGATGAACAGGGTAAGCTTACGGATGAGATAAGAGAAAAAATAGAAAACAGCAAGACACTGCAGGAAATAGATGATATCTACAGGCCTTTTAGACCAAAAAGAAGGACAAGGGCAACTGTGGCGAAAGAAAAAGGGCTTGAAGATCTGTCTAAGTTGATATCTGAAGGCAATGTCAAAGAAGGAAATCCAGATGACTATGCTTTGAAGTTTTTAAATGACAAAGTGGTAACTTTAGAAGAAGCTTATCAAGGCGCGATGGACATAGTGGCAGAGGACATATCTGATGATGCAGATACGAGAAAGTACATAAGGGATACCATTTGGGAAAATGGCAGTATTGTTACAGAAAAGCTTAAAGATGAAAAATCTCCTTATGAGATGTACTACAGCTACAGAGAGTCAATTAAAAAGATACCTCCTCACAGGATTCTAGCTATTAACAGAGCTGAGAGAGAAGGGTATATTTCTGTCAAGATAGACGTAGATGATGAAAAGATAGTGAATAGATTAATCGCAGAAAGTGTAAATAATCAATCGATTTTTAAAGAGTATCATGTAAGTGCAATAGTTGATTCATACAAAAGGCTTATCAAACCATCTATAGAGAGGGAAATAAGAAATAAGCTTACTGAGATTGCTGAAGATAAAGCTATAAAAGTGTTTAAGATGAACTTAAAGAGCCTCCTTTTAGAGCCACCTGTCAAAGGATATGTTGTGATGGGGTTTGACCCAGCGTATAGGACAGGGTGCAAGATTGCCGTTGTAGACGAAACAGGAAAACTTTTAGATACTGCCACTGTCTACCCTACGCCGCCTCAAAACGATGTAGATGGAGCAAAGGCGGTTTTGAAAGACTTGATAGAGAAGTACAATGTTGGTCTTATTTCATTAGGAAATGGAACTGCATCGAGAGAAAGCGAAATTTTTATAGCAGATCTAATCAAAGAGATGGACAGAGATTTGAAGTACGTCATAGTAAATGAGGCTGGTGCATCGGTGTACTCGGCGTCAGAGATAGGGACAGAGGAATTTCCTGACGTAAATGTAAGCTTAAGAGGGGCTATATCGATGGCGCGAAGGCTTCAAGACCCCCTTGCTGAGCTTGTAAAGATCGATCCTAAGTCTATTGGAGTAGGGCAGTACCAACACGATGTAAACCAGAAGATGTTGGGCGAAGCTTTAAATGGTGTTGTTGAAGACTGCGTAAATAGCGTAGGAGTTGACTTAAACACTGCATCTGTATCGCTTTTAAAGTACGTAGCAGGTATAAATGGGACCATAGCGAAAAACATAGTTGAGTATCGAAATACGGTTGGCAAGTTTAGAAACAGAAATGAGCTGAAAAAAGTCAAAAGGTTAGGTGAAGGGACTTTTACGCAATGTGCAGGCTTTTTAAGGATATTAAATGGTGACGACATATTCGACTCTACAGGTGTACATCCAGAGCGTTATGATGTATTAGAGAAGCTTCTTTTGAAGTTTGGTTATGTTAAGGATAAGTTAGATATTAAAAGCTTGAGGGATTTTGCTTACAAACTTGAGGAGTATGGACTTTTGAAGTTATCACAAGAATACGATATAGGAATTCCTACGCTTAATGACATTGTAAATGAATTGAAAAAGCCTGGCAGAGATCCCAGAGAAGACCTTCCAAAGCCAATCTTGAGATCTGATGTGATGACGATAGAGGAGCTTAAAGTTGGGATGGAATTGATGGGGACTGTAAGAAACGTCGTTGACTTTGGGTGCTTTGTAGATATAGGTGTTCATACTGATGGACTCGTCCACATATCTGAGATGTCTCAAAAGTACGTAAATCATCCTTTGGATGTGGTATCTGTAGGCGATGTAGTTAAGGTAAGAGTAATTGACGTCGATGTAGAAAGAAATAGAATATCACTTTCAATGAAATGA